DNA from Micromonospora sp. M71_S20:
CATGGTGCTGCGCCTCATCGAGCCGGACTCCGGGTCGGTGGCCTTCGACGGGATCGACGTGCTGGCCACGAAGCGGATGCGCGAGCTGCGCCAGCGGATGCAGATGATCTTCCAGGACCCGTACAGCTCGCTCGACCCGCGGATGACGATCAAGGACGCGGTCGCCGAGCCGATCCTCGTGCACACCGACAAGGACCGGGCCACGCGGGAGCGGGAGGCCGTCGAGCTGCTCGACAGGGTCGGCATCGGCTCGCGCTACCTGGAGCGCTACCCGGCCGAGCTGTCCGGCGGGCAGTTGCAGCGGGTCGCGATCGCCCGGGCGCTGACGATGAAGCCGAGCCTCATCGTGTGCGACGAGCCGGTCGCGGCGCTGGACGTGTCGGTGCGGGCGCAGGTGCTCAACCTGCTCCGGGACCTGCAGGACGAGCTGGGCCTGGCGTACCTGTTCGTCTGCCACGACCTGGCTCTCGTCGAGGTCATCGCCGATCGGGTCATGGTGATGGCCGCCGGTGAGGTCGTGGAGACCGACACCACGGAGCAGATCTTCGCCAGCCCGCGGCACGAGTACACACAGAAGCTGCTCGCAGCGATCCCCGTGCCGCTGC
Protein-coding regions in this window:
- a CDS encoding ATP-binding cassette domain-containing protein, yielding MSLLEVDGLTKSFSSGRDWLGRRTKWSHAVKGVSFTLERGECLAVVGESGAGKSTVGRMVLRLIEPDSGSVAFDGIDVLATKRMRELRQRMQMIFQDPYSSLDPRMTIKDAVAEPILVHTDKDRATREREAVELLDRVGIGSRYLERYPAELSGGQLQRVAIARALTMKPSLIVCDEPVAALDVSVRAQVLNLLRDLQDELGLAYLFVCHDLALVEVIADRVMVMAAGEVVETDTTEQIFASPRHEYTQKLLAAIPVPLPRDTQGNRLVAPGKVGLSGD